Within the Thermoplasmata archaeon genome, the region GCCGATGCCCGTTGGCGCGTGGGCCAAGAGATGGGCGCCGTCCGCGATCGTGCGGCGGGCGTCCGCCAGGAACGCGGACTGGCCGTCGCGCACCCGGTCGAACGGCCACGGCATCGAGGCGGGGCTCGGAGCGACCGACTCCGGATCAACCATCGCCTCCATGACGGGCCTCGACAAGGTAACGGTCTCGAGGCGCCCTGTATATGAACGGCTTCCGGGGGGAGAGGACCGAAAGTACTGGGGCCGTCCGCGGCCCGAACCCGCTCCGGATCCGGCCCCGCCTGGTCCCATTCGCCGTTGCACGAGAAAGGAAGCCCGCGGCGACCGAAGCTTTTCTGGAATCACGAGCGCAATCCTAAATATGCAGGGACCGTGCCGGGACCGATGCGCGGCCCGTATTCGGACTACGCGGCCCCGCCGATCTACATCACCCCGGATCGGCCGAAGGCGGGGGTCCGGTTCAGCCGCACCGAACTGTACCAGCTCTTGGTCGCGATCTTGGCGCTCAGCGGCGCCTTCACCGTGCTTTTCATCCGATACGACTTCCGCGGCTTCGCGACCCAGCCCGGCGTATTCCTCGCCATCTACTTCCCCACCTCCCTGCTCGCGGTGGGGACCGGCGTGGGGTTGCACGAGGTCATGCACAAGGTCGTCGCCCAGCGGTACGGGCTGTGGGCCGAGTTCCGGTACAACCCGCAAGGACTCCTTCTCGCGTTCATCTTCGCCTTGGTCGGGTTCATCTTCGGGGCTCCCGGCGCGACCTGGATCTCCGGGTCCGTGACGCCGCGGCAGAACGGCCGGATCAGCGCCGCCGGTCCGGTGACGAACCTCCTGATCGGCGCGGGGTCGTTCGCGGTGCTGCGGGCCGTGGCCGTGGGCCCTTTGCCGATCTCGCTGGCGAACTTCGCCCTAGTGACGATGGTCTCCGAGGTCGCGATCGTCAACGCGATCCTTGCCGGCTTCAACATGCTGCCCATGATGCCCCTCGACGGCGCGAAGGTGTGGCATTGGAACAAGGGCGTGTACCTCGGGATCGCCGCAATCGCGGCCGTCCTGATCGTCGCGGTGTTTACCAACGCGTTCTCGGTCTAGCGCGCGCGGCTCATGATGCCGGCGAGGTAGCCGGCGCCGAAGCCGTTGTCGATATTCACGACCGCCACGCCCGGGGCACAGGAATTCATCATCCCCAGGAGTGCGGCCATCCCATCGAAGCTCGCGCCGTACCCGACCGACGTCGGGACCGCGATCACGGGCGCTTCCACGAGCCCCGCCACGACACTCGGCAGCGCGCCTTCCATCCCTGCGACGACGACGATCACGTCCGCCTTCCGCAATGCGTCCCGGCGGTCCAGGACGCGGTGGACGCCCGCGACGCCGACGTCGTACAGTCGCGTGACGCGGGACCCCATGAGGCCCGCCGTGACCGCGGCTTCCTCCGCGACCGGGACGTCGGACGTCCCCGCGGTGACGACGAGCACGGAGCCCCGGCGCGTCGCGGGAGGCGTCCCCACGGCAACGATCCGAGCCGTTTCATGATATGTGACTCGCCTCGTCTTGAGGGACTTCTTCAGCCGTGCGTAGATGGACTTCGAGGCTCGCGTCGCGACGACCAGGTTGTGGGACGCCGCCATCCGCCGGACGATCTCGACGACCTGTTCCGGCGTCTTCCCGAGGCACAAGACGACCTCCGGGAAGCCGCGCCGGAGATCCCGATGGGTATCGATCGTTGCATACCCGAGGTCCTCATACGGCAAGTCGCGGAGAGCGGCCATCGCCTCGCCGACGGACGATTTCCCGGACTTGAGATCGCGGAGGATCGCCTCCACCCGAGTCCGGTCCAAAGCCTCACCGGATCTGTTCCCATTTCTCGAGCTCGAGGACGGAGCTCAGGGTGCCGCCCCGCTTGATCTCCTCGCGGATCCGGTTCTCCCGCTCAAGCACGTCGAGGGCGCGGTTCGCCATCTCGACCGCCTGCTCCCGCGGCACGACGATGAGGCCGGACTCGTCGCCGACGATCCAGTCGCCCGTGTGGACCTTCTGGCCGCCCACCTCGACCTCGCTCCCGATCTCGCCGAGGCCCTTCGGCTCCCCCGCGTGGGGCGCGACGTGGCGGCTGAAGCAGGGGAAGTCCAGCTCGAGGATCGTATCGAGGTCCCGCACCGCGCCGTCGATCACGACGCCTGCAACGCCCTTCACGATACACGAGTTGGACGCGAGCTCCCCCCAGACCGCCGTCGGGCCGCCGCCGACGTCGATCACGATCACTTCGCCGGGCTTCGCCCGGTCGATCGCCTCCACGGGCTTCGCCCAGTCGCCGTCCGCCGTCTTCACGGTCAGGGCCCGTCCGACGAGCTTCGTGCCGTGACGGATCCGAGGGACCAGGCCCGTCATCACGCCGCGCTTCTGCATCGCGTCAGCGAGGTTCGGCGTCGAGACCTTCCGGAACGCCTCGTCGACGTCGGCGTCCGTGTACTTCTTGAACAGGCCCGTGGGGGTCGCCTTGCGGTCCTTCATCGCCTTCTTGATCGTCCGGGTCGCGTCGGCGACCTTCTCCGCCTTGATGATCGCCCCGCCGACGATCACGATCGAGGCGCCCGCTTCGATGGCTTGCGCGACCGTCTCGGAGTTCAGCCCGCCCGCCACGGCGACGGGCAGCGACGTCGCCTTCGCGACGGCCTTCAGCTCCTGGAGCGGCGAGTGGGCAATCATCTGCTCGTCGATCGAGACGTGCATGTTTAGGTAGTCGACGCCGAGCGCCTCGAGCTCCTTCGCCCGCGCGGGTTTGTCGACGACCCGCATCAAGTCGACCATGATCTTCGCGCCGTACCGCCGGGCGGCCTTCACCGACTCGAGGATCGTCGCGTCGTCCGTTACACCCATCACGGTCACGACATCCGCGCCCGCCTTCACGGCGATCTCGACCTCGAAGGCACCCGTGTCCATCGTCTTCAGGTCCGCGACGATCGTCTTGCCGGGGAACGATTTCTTGAGCTGTCGGACGACCTCCATCCCTTCCGACTTGACGAGCGGGGTGCCGGCTTCCAGCCAGTCCGCCCCGCCTTCGACCGCCTCCGTAGCGGCGAGCAACGCCCGCTTCAGGTGCATGTGGTCGAGGGCGACCTGCAAGACGGGCTCCATGGACGTCGCTTACCTCGCCGTCTTGATAAAAACGTATCGAGGAGGCGCGGGCCCGCGATCCACGTCGACAAGGAGCCAGGAGAGTTAACCTTAAACAAGGTTAATGCGGCTCGGCCTCGGAATCCGCCGCGCCGGCCTCGTGCTTTCGCATCTGATACTCAGCGCGCTCACCTCATATATCGAGGCTCGAGTTGGCAACGTGAGTCGATGCCCACGAAGGAGCGCGACGCCGGCGAGCGGGAGCGATGCGTCACCGGAATCGATGCGATCGACCACATCCTGAACGGCGGCATCCCCCGCGGCAACACGGTCCTAGTGTCGGGGAGTGTCGGCACGGGCAAGACGTCGATCTGCGTCGAGTTCCTGATCCACGGCGCGCTGCATGGGGAGAACACACTGTACGTCAGCGTTACCGAGCCGACCTCGAGGCTCCTCAAGAACATGATCCCGTTCGACTTCTTCGAGGAGAAACTGGTGAAACAGGAGAAACTCCACTTCCTCGACCTCCCGGCGCTCTACGAAAAGCTCCAGATCGAGAACCGGGACTTGGGCTTCGAGGAGGTCAAGATGATCGTCGACGCGATCCAAGAGTTCGTCGAGGAGAAGGATATCGTCCGGTTCGCGCTCGACTCGGTCACC harbors:
- the larB gene encoding nickel pincer cofactor biosynthesis protein LarB, giving the protein MDRTRVEAILRDLKSGKSSVGEAMAALRDLPYEDLGYATIDTHRDLRRGFPEVVLCLGKTPEQVVEIVRRMAASHNLVVATRASKSIYARLKKSLKTRRVTYHETARIVAVGTPPATRRGSVLVVTAGTSDVPVAEEAAVTAGLMGSRVTRLYDVGVAGVHRVLDRRDALRKADVIVVVAGMEGALPSVVAGLVEAPVIAVPTSVGYGASFDGMAALLGMMNSCAPGVAVVNIDNGFGAGYLAGIMSRAR
- the hxlA gene encoding 3-hexulose-6-phosphate synthase, giving the protein MEPVLQVALDHMHLKRALLAATEAVEGGADWLEAGTPLVKSEGMEVVRQLKKSFPGKTIVADLKTMDTGAFEVEIAVKAGADVVTVMGVTDDATILESVKAARRYGAKIMVDLMRVVDKPARAKELEALGVDYLNMHVSIDEQMIAHSPLQELKAVAKATSLPVAVAGGLNSETVAQAIEAGASIVIVGGAIIKAEKVADATRTIKKAMKDRKATPTGLFKKYTDADVDEAFRKVSTPNLADAMQKRGVMTGLVPRIRHGTKLVGRALTVKTADGDWAKPVEAIDRAKPGEVIVIDVGGGPTAVWGELASNSCIVKGVAGVVIDGAVRDLDTILELDFPCFSRHVAPHAGEPKGLGEIGSEVEVGGQKVHTGDWIVGDESGLIVVPREQAVEMANRALDVLERENRIREEIKRGGTLSSVLELEKWEQIR
- a CDS encoding ATPase domain-containing protein, translated to MPTKERDAGERERCVTGIDAIDHILNGGIPRGNTVLVSGSVGTGKTSICVEFLIHGALHGENTLYVSVTEPTSRLLKNMIPFDFFEEKLVKQEKLHFLDLPALYEKLQIENRDLGFEEVKMIVDAIQEFVEEKDIVRFALDSVTSVSYRLKDPELIREFVLRLGGILSQRGCTSLLVSETGSGEDGTTRLGVAEAIADGVIVTGNLERRGDLLRTLQVVKMRGTTHSRAKYVLDLTTSGVLLVPLLKGGSVTGGG